The segment TCCGCGGATTGCCGACGCAGAACCCGACACGCCAGCCGGGCATGTTGTAGCTCTTGGAGAGCGTAAAGAACTCTACCCCAATCTCTTTTGCCCCAGGGACCTGTAGAAAGCTTGGCGCCTGGTACCCATCAAAGGTCAGATCTGCGTAGGCCAGATCGTGGATCACGATCAGGTGGTGCTCCTGCGCAAACGCCACGACCTTTTCAAAAAACGCAAGGTCCACGGTCGCAGTGGTGGGATTGTGCGGAAAGCTCAGAATCAGCAGCTTGGGCGGCGGCCAGCTTTCCCGGTGGGCGGTCACAAGCGCCTCATAGAAATCGATCCCCTCTTCAAGGCGCACGCTGCGGACATCCCCCCCGGCGATGATCACCGAGTACGGATGGATCGGATAGGTCGGACTCGGTACCAATGCCACATCCCCCGGTTCTGCGACCGCCAGCGCCAAGTGCGACAGCCCCTCCTTGGCGCCAATAGTCGCAATCGCCTCCCGTTCGGGATCGATCTCCACTTCATATCGCCGCCCATACCAGTCGGCGATGGCGGACCGGAGCTTGGTGATCCCGCGCGAGGCGGAGTACCGGTGGTTGCGAGGGTTCATGGCCGCCTCACAGAGCTTCTCAACGATATGCGGAGGGGTCGGCAGATCGGGGTTGCCCATCCCGAAGTCGATAATATCCTCGCCGCGAGCCCGCGCCTCAACCTTAAGCTCGGTCACGATGTTGAAGACATAAGGGGGCAGCCGACTGATTCGGTGAAACTCCCGCATCCACGCTCCTTTCGATCACCGTGGCGACCGTTCATCTTATCGCTAAATTCGCCCTTCACGCTACCAAAAGGGGGGCCACACTGTCAAACAGAATTGCGATAGGGCTCGCCTACCCATCCTCTCCAAAATAGGAGTAACGCCAATAACAGCGCTCCTCCGGGGCGATGGCCGAGCGCGTGAGAATCTCGCGAATTCTGACAACACGACCGCCGTGATGTTTCCCTCATTAGCTTGCCTTACTGCAAGGCGTTTGAGCGACTCCCATGACCTGCGTCTCACCAGGCGAACGTTGGCGCGCCGCTCGCGCTCATCGACCGCGTATCACTACTGCCCTGCGTCGAAGATCCGTCGCCTATTTCTGGCCGTCATTCCGGCCAAGCCCGCGTACCGAGCGCGAGCCGGAATCCAGAGATTTGTATGAGTTCTGGCTCCCCGCTCCCGCTTAATGCTTGCGGAGACAAGGCTTGCTAGAATACCGTATGCGCCGCTGGCGCCCATGAGGATGAAAGTCTGTTGCGAAACCGTCCCGTCACTGGCTGGTCATTGCGAGCGGCCAACGGGAGCGCGGCAATCTCACCGTAGTTGCCCCAAACGACTGTGAGATTGCTTCGGCTGCGCCTCGCAATGACACGAGAGACTGTCTGGGCAATGACGATACATGGAGCGCCGACCTCTTTATCGCACTTCTGACTCGGGACAGTAGCACCCACCGTCCATTCTCGTGAGTGAATATCGTTGCATAAGTGCCGTGTAGCCGGGTAGCGTTCCTCAACCCAGCCTACCGGGCTAGTGTAGTGTATCCAACGCTTCTTTACATGTCCCGTGCACCCTGAGCCTGTCGAAGGGTGAAGTATTTCAATAGGTTCCGTTCATAGGTTCGACAAGCTCACCACGAACGGATTGTAAAGGTATTTGTGAGACACTACACTAGCGGTGGTCGCGCAAAGCGGGAGGAATGTCAGAGATATAGCACGTCGAAGTCGTCAAGGCCCCCGGGGAACCGCTTGGCCACACGAGTCAGGGCATCAGCGATACCTTTTACTTCGAAGCCGCGCATACTCGGCGGGCACAGAATGATCCCGGCATGCGGTTCCTGCCGTCGGAT is part of the Candidatus Methylomirabilota bacterium genome and harbors:
- a CDS encoding alanine transaminase; this encodes MREFHRISRLPPYVFNIVTELKVEARARGEDIIDFGMGNPDLPTPPHIVEKLCEAAMNPRNHRYSASRGITKLRSAIADWYGRRYEVEIDPEREAIATIGAKEGLSHLALAVAEPGDVALVPSPTYPIHPYSVIIAGGDVRSVRLEEGIDFYEALVTAHRESWPPPKLLILSFPHNPTTATVDLAFFEKVVAFAQEHHLIVIHDLAYADLTFDGYQAPSFLQVPGAKEIGVEFFTLSKSYNMPGWRVGFCVGNPRIIAALTRLKSYLDYGMFQPIQIAAIIALNGPQTCVGKTVETYRVRRDALVDGLNRIGWTLAKPKGTMFVWAKIPESYQGMGSLEFSKFLLDKAKVAVSPGIGFGQYGDAYVRFALVENEHRTRQAIQGLKRVL